A genomic segment from Candidatus Cloacimonadaceae bacterium encodes:
- a CDS encoding tRNA (cytidine(34)-2'-O)-methyltransferase, with protein sequence MIPISKPGFHVVLYQPEIPANTGNIGRLCLGSNSTLHLISPCRFLLDDKSLKRAGLDYWHQLNVQVHDSIEDIYHLFPHERIFPCTTKSELCYSVIEYQSGDVFVFGPESRGLPEELLRRHPDQCVSIPMSQKIRSINLANSVAIVIYEALRQIGL encoded by the coding sequence TTGATCCCGATATCCAAGCCCGGCTTCCACGTTGTCCTCTACCAACCGGAGATCCCGGCAAACACGGGAAATATCGGCAGACTCTGTCTGGGATCGAATTCAACTTTGCATCTGATTTCTCCCTGTCGTTTTCTGCTCGATGATAAATCCTTGAAACGCGCCGGACTGGATTATTGGCACCAGCTCAATGTGCAAGTCCATGATAGCATTGAAGATATCTATCACCTTTTCCCCCATGAACGGATCTTTCCCTGCACCACCAAAAGCGAGCTTTGCTATAGCGTGATCGAGTATCAAAGCGGTGACGTCTTTGTCTTTGGACCGGAATCCCGCGGCTTGCCCGAAGAGCTTTTGCGCAGACATCCGGATCAGTGCGTCAGCATCCCGATGAGCCAAAAAATCCGCTCCATAAATCTTGCCAATTCCGTCGCGATTGTCATCTACGAGGCTCTTCGTCAAATCGGTTTATAG
- a CDS encoding ABC transporter permease: MNVKILAGIGEYSIFLGNTLKRIPALGRRRQEFLIQFKRIGYDSIFLITLTAAFTGLVTALQAVYQSKGYIPLHLLSVLIGKSTMIELAPVLTALVMTGKVGASIAAEIGTMKVSEQLDALKSMSISPEEFLYMPRVVAGLIAFPILTVYANLIGILCAWYFSWLRYGIHYHTFFNNMKSYFEPSDLWGGLIKSVVFGFLITTLSCFFGSRSFGGAEGVGRSTTLTVVYSSVLILVMDFFVAWILFGGF, from the coding sequence ATGAACGTTAAAATCCTGGCTGGCATCGGCGAATACAGCATTTTTCTCGGCAATACTTTAAAGCGCATCCCCGCCCTCGGAAGAAGAAGGCAGGAATTTCTCATCCAGTTCAAGCGCATCGGCTATGATTCCATCTTTCTGATTACCCTCACCGCTGCTTTCACTGGACTGGTGACCGCTCTGCAAGCAGTATATCAATCAAAGGGTTACATCCCGCTTCACTTGCTCAGTGTCTTGATCGGCAAATCCACGATGATTGAATTGGCGCCAGTGCTCACCGCGTTGGTGATGACGGGAAAAGTGGGAGCTTCCATTGCCGCGGAGATCGGGACAATGAAAGTGAGCGAACAGCTTGACGCATTGAAAAGCATGAGCATCTCACCGGAGGAGTTTCTCTATATGCCACGCGTGGTTGCCGGTTTGATCGCCTTCCCGATCCTCACCGTCTATGCCAATCTAATCGGCATTTTATGTGCCTGGTATTTTTCATGGCTAAGATATGGCATCCATTATCACACGTTTTTCAACAACATGAAAAGCTATTTCGAACCATCCGATCTCTGGGGCGGACTGATCAAATCCGTCGTCTTCGGGTTTCTGATCACCACCCTGAGCTGCTTTTTCGGCAGCCGCAGTTTTGGCGGAGCCGAGGGGGTTGGCAGAAGCACCACTCTCACAGTCGTTTACAGCTCCGTCCTCATCCTCGTCATGGATTTCTTTGTTGCCTGGATCCTCTTTGGGGGGTTTTGA
- the dnaB gene encoding replicative DNA helicase: MAKRETISKDITQISERSLPSDVNAEAALLSAMLIDSGVISKGIEMIKEEYFYRSAHKMIFRTIAELFNESIEVDAITLINRLERNNLLEKIGGIPYINDIQDYVVSSANFDYHLNIVTEQALLRHLILASNGIIESCYSSSKPVKTIVDEAEQAIFAIAELPTHQGFIKIDQISAEVLHTIDTIASTKVPVVGVASGYSDLDHLTGGFRPGQFIIIAARPAMGKTSLALNIASHAAVNLGKKVAIFTMEMAAEEVIMRMFSSAAEVNMDSMLKGFGMNEEKLIRIMQASDVLSSKQIYIDESGTNTPLDIRAKTRRLAAEVGGLDLIIIDYLQLMTLPRDRDNRQQEISEISRGLKILAKDMKIPVVALSQLNRLLESRENKRPHLADLRESGAIEQDADLVMFIYRDEYYYPDKTDKPGIAEIIIGKNRHGATGSIDLGFVKEYTMFRSLDTTHER, from the coding sequence ATGGCAAAACGCGAAACAATCTCAAAAGACATCACCCAGATCTCCGAACGCAGTTTGCCATCGGACGTAAATGCCGAAGCCGCGCTGCTTTCAGCCATGTTGATCGATTCCGGCGTGATCAGCAAAGGTATCGAGATGATCAAGGAAGAATATTTCTATCGCAGCGCCCACAAAATGATCTTCCGTACGATCGCGGAACTTTTCAACGAAAGCATCGAGGTCGATGCCATCACTCTGATCAACCGTCTGGAGCGCAACAACCTGCTCGAAAAGATCGGCGGAATACCCTATATCAACGACATCCAGGACTACGTCGTTTCCAGCGCCAATTTTGATTACCACCTCAATATCGTCACCGAACAAGCCCTGCTAAGGCATCTGATCCTGGCATCAAACGGCATCATCGAATCCTGCTATTCATCGTCAAAGCCGGTCAAAACCATCGTGGACGAAGCAGAACAGGCGATCTTTGCCATTGCCGAACTGCCCACCCATCAAGGCTTTATCAAGATTGATCAGATCAGTGCGGAAGTGCTGCACACCATCGATACCATCGCCTCCACCAAAGTTCCGGTCGTGGGCGTGGCTTCCGGCTACAGCGATCTCGATCATCTCACCGGTGGCTTTCGTCCTGGACAATTCATCATCATCGCCGCTCGTCCCGCCATGGGAAAGACTTCCCTGGCATTGAACATCGCTTCCCACGCCGCTGTCAATCTCGGCAAAAAGGTGGCCATCTTCACGATGGAAATGGCTGCCGAGGAAGTGATCATGCGCATGTTCAGCTCCGCCGCGGAAGTGAATATGGATTCGATGCTCAAGGGCTTTGGCATGAACGAGGAAAAACTGATTCGCATCATGCAAGCTTCGGACGTCCTTTCCAGCAAACAGATCTACATCGACGAATCCGGAACGAACACTCCGCTTGATATACGAGCAAAGACGAGACGCCTCGCAGCCGAAGTGGGTGGTCTGGATCTGATCATCATCGACTATCTGCAGTTGATGACTTTGCCTCGCGATCGGGACAACCGTCAACAGGAGATTTCCGAAATCTCACGCGGATTAAAAATCCTCGCCAAGGACATGAAGATCCCAGTGGTCGCGCTCTCCCAACTCAACCGACTGCTTGAATCCAGAGAGAACAAGCGTCCCCATCTTGCCGATCTGCGCGAATCCGGCGCCATCGAACAGGACGCCGATCTCGTGATGTTCATCTATCGCGACGAATATTATTATCCGGATAAAACCGACAAACCCGGCATCGCGGAAATCATCATCGGTAAAAACAGACACGGCGCCACCGGATCGATAGATCTTGGTTTCGTCAAGGAATACACCATGTTTCGCAGCCTCGACACCACTCATGAACGTTAA
- a CDS encoding thiamine ABC transporter substrate-binding protein, with protein sequence MRQIGFFLLLIGLLAACNSKSDQSAPAPNPASTKTCLSIFALESIRTSGFEGALIKDYAKKFNCAVSLTLFPTMPELVKALIAKENDGDIDVVLNMDNCFALEDTLKGRFLPLNAIAKNELSRDLYLDPNTTFIPYAYANLGIIYNEKVFDSPPQSFGELQDAKYFRQMAICDPHQSGLGRATLYWTLALFGDFGYEHLWQSLRKNVKKVYNSPQQALEALKKGECSMMIGFNSTPAWLEELNQSDKYFKTSMLKEGSYQYSESAAIHAQTRNESVARHFIEYLISTEAQKMAIYKLGLFPANSKTNLPMRFARIPLSSWTVNKRLSEDQIRTELPVWLYFWDSLFNYGIAFAD encoded by the coding sequence ATGCGGCAAATCGGCTTTTTCCTTTTACTGATCGGTCTTTTGGCGGCATGCAATTCCAAATCTGATCAATCGGCACCGGCGCCAAATCCGGCATCCACCAAAACGTGTCTCAGTATCTTTGCTTTGGAAAGCATCCGCACTTCCGGTTTCGAAGGCGCGTTGATCAAGGATTATGCCAAGAAGTTCAATTGTGCGGTGAGCCTGACGCTCTTTCCCACGATGCCGGAACTGGTCAAAGCACTGATAGCAAAGGAAAACGACGGCGACATCGACGTCGTCCTGAATATGGACAATTGCTTCGCCCTCGAAGATACACTCAAAGGAAGATTTCTCCCCTTGAACGCGATCGCGAAAAACGAGCTGAGCCGCGATCTCTATCTTGACCCAAATACCACCTTCATTCCATACGCCTATGCCAATCTCGGCATCATCTACAACGAAAAAGTGTTCGACAGCCCTCCGCAATCTTTTGGCGAATTGCAGGATGCGAAATATTTTCGCCAGATGGCGATCTGTGATCCGCATCAATCCGGGCTTGGACGCGCTACTTTGTATTGGACCTTGGCGCTCTTTGGAGATTTTGGCTATGAGCATTTGTGGCAAAGCCTGCGCAAAAACGTAAAGAAAGTCTATAATTCTCCGCAGCAAGCACTTGAAGCCCTCAAGAAAGGCGAATGCAGCATGATGATCGGTTTCAATTCCACCCCCGCCTGGCTCGAGGAACTCAATCAATCCGACAAGTATTTCAAAACCTCGATGCTCAAAGAAGGCAGCTATCAATATTCCGAATCCGCCGCCATCCATGCTCAAACCCGAAACGAAAGCGTGGCGCGGCATTTCATCGAGTATCTGATCAGCACCGAAGCGCAAAAAATGGCGATCTATAAGCTCGGCCTCTTTCCCGCCAATTCCAAAACCAACCTGCCCATGCGCTTTGCCCGCATACCGCTGAGTTCGTGGACGGTGAACAAACGGCTGAGCGAAGATCAGATCAGAACGGAATTACCGGTCTGGCTGTATTTTTGGGATTCGCTGTTCAACTATGGCATCGCGTTTGCCGATTAA
- the coaD gene encoding pantetheine-phosphate adenylyltransferase, with amino-acid sequence MRKAIYPGTFDPITLGHLDILEKTTKLFDEVILAVADYTGKQNLFSLEERFELCKQATSNLSNVSVTTFKGLVVDYAKAQGCGVMIRGMRAVSDFEYELSLALTNKKLNPTIETIFLVPSLKYMYLSSSMIRQLAELGASLDDFVPPAVSTALIGKLRKD; translated from the coding sequence CTCTGGGTCATCTTGACATCCTCGAAAAAACAACCAAACTCTTCGATGAGGTGATACTTGCCGTGGCGGATTATACCGGTAAGCAGAATCTCTTCAGCCTCGAAGAACGATTTGAACTATGCAAACAGGCGACCTCGAATCTGAGCAACGTATCCGTGACTACTTTCAAGGGCTTGGTGGTGGATTATGCCAAAGCGCAAGGCTGCGGCGTCATGATTCGCGGTATGCGCGCGGTTTCAGATTTTGAATACGAACTTTCACTGGCGCTGACCAACAAAAAGCTCAATCCCACAATCGAAACCATCTTCCTCGTCCCGAGCCTGAAATATATGTATCTATCTTCATCCATGATCAGGCAATTGGCGGAGCTTGGCGCCAGCCTTGATGATTTTGTCCCGCCTGCGGTATCCACAGCCTTGATCGGCAAGCTGCGCAAGGATTGA